Sequence from the Symbiopectobacterium purcellii genome:
GGGATGTTCTGCTTGATCAGATCGCGATCGCTGATCCAGGCCTTAAATACCAGCGGTGCTTGCGTGCCATTCTTTTTACCGAGGTAAGCCAACTGCATGGCATGGCCGATCAATGCCGTATCCTGAAGCAGTTTCTGTTCTGGCGTCACTTTTTGACCTTCATCTTTGGCATAGAGCGCGCTTCCCACGGCAGGCTCGCCCATGTAGGCTGACTTGACCTGTTCGGTAATGGCTGCTGCCAGGGCATCAACCTGCTGACCAAAAGCATTCAGGTCGCCCGCATTCACGGCTTGGTAAAGGTTGGATTGCGTACTATCAAAGTTGGAGAGATCGCGGTATTGGCTTTCGGCCTTGGCATGATTATCTTTGCCGCTAGGTGTCTTCAGGTGCAAGGTGTAGATAGCAATGCCTCGGTTACCAGCCTCCAGGCGCAGTTGTTTGGCATCCAGGCCTGTTCCTGAGAGTTTGTTACTGCCATCGATTGCCCCTGCATCGGTGATCAGAACCATATAGCGAGCGCCGAACTTGCTCCAGTCAATGTCATCAATCGCTGATTGCACACCGGCATAGGCGTCCTCATCGTATAAGGAACTCGATACCTTGGCCTCTTTCAGATCTGCGACCTTGTTAAGGAAATCCTTGCCATCTTTAACCTGACTGGGGTCGGCATATATTTTGGTTCTGTATTCAAGGCCAGGCACCGCTTTGGTGTTTGAACGGTATGAGATCAAACCAAATTTAACCTGCTCTCCGAGGTTCTCCTGTTTAATCTTGTCATAGATCTTGTTCACCGCTTCCTTGGTGCGCTCAATGTAAGGGCCCATCGAAATCGTGGAGTCGATGACGAAGACTACCGTGGCATTGAACCCTTTGAGTTGGTTTACATCTTCGACCTGTTTGGCGTTGGGATCCGCCTTGCTGACCGACGCGACGTTTAGCAGGCGCGTGTAGAACCCCTCTTCAGTCATGACTTCTTCGCCGCTCAAGATGGGCAGCAGGTAAAACTGCTTTTGCAGATCAATAAAAAACTCAGGTTCCTGAGCTTGCACGCCTTCTGCCTGGCCTTCTCGTTTGAGTTTGGCACGCAGTGGTGCTACCAGTGACACGGGATCTGGTGCGGCGAGAATATCATCCAGACTTTTTCTCTCTTTGAAAAACAGCAGACGATCGCGGTTGGCGGGGTTAGTGAACGCCAGAGTCAACTGCATTTTCCAGTCAACGGTGCAGGATTTCGGTAACCACTCGATGGTTTTTCCATAGCTATCTGGCCCAACGTTGACCCAGCTTTCTCCATTGGCGTCGGCTTTTTGGTAAACATAAAGGCTACTGAAAGCGGGTTGTAACTGCCCTTTATCATCCCCGGCCGTTTTGCCCAGTTTGCAGCCTGGCGTGGTGAGTACCCGCTGATATAAGGTTTTTTTTCCTTCTTGCAGTAGCGGCTTGTTGCCCTCAGCAGCAAGCGCGTGGCCAGCGAGAAACAGCCCGTACAAAGGCAAAATTAACCGCAGAATTGGAAAATTTATCATTTTCTCAACTCCTCGAGACGCTGTTTGGCCTTTTGGTTATCGGGATCGGATTGTAGAGCCGTTTCGTACCAATAAACCGCCGTGTCTCGATCGGCTTCTTTAAAGCATTCACTTGGCTTGTGATCTTTCGGATCGTATTCACTGGCGTAAGCGAGTGCGACCTTGCTGTCGCCCCCTTGGGCTCGGTTGGCATACAGACGCTGTGCAACACCGCATTTATTCGCGTTTTTTGCCGCCTGGACAATTTCCAGCAGCTTGTCGCTATCGAGTTTTTGCTGCACACAACTTTGTACGAATTCGAGCTCTTTCTGACTATTCAGAGTAGCGGGTGAGCAATCGTTGGCGGCGGGTTTGTCTGACGGCGTCGTCGATGAAGCCGATACCGCTGAGGATTCTTGTTGCGTGTCTGCTGCTTTGGCGGCACTGGTTGTCGTATCCCGTCCCAGAAACCACCAGAGTGCCCCAACAGCAAGCAGCAGCACAACCAGTGCGGCAGCGAGCATTGGCACCCGCGACGGCTGGCTGTTGCGCTTGAGATCTGCCGTGGCTGACAGTGGCGGTAGCGGTGCTTGTTCGGGCTCAATCGCAGGCAAGGGCATCGATTCGGGGGCCGGGGCCTCGGCGGGTTCTGGTTCCGGCGTGCTCAATACGCTACTGCTACTGTAATCACCGGTTTGGCCACGCGCACCGGATGAGAGCAGATCGTCTCGCACCAATTGTAGTGTGGTATTGCGTGTTTCGCCCGAGGCCAACTTGACTTGAATTTGTACCTGACTCGCATTCGCCAGCAGGGGGTCAAGCAAGGTTGGGCCAATGCGAAAACCATTGCCGCTGAGCATGCCATAGCGCCATAAAAATACCGAGATTATTATTCAATATGTTATAGCGTATCGGTCGAAATTACTCGAAATTCGATCGAAATTACTCAATCTCAGTCCACTCAGCGCCCCTGACATTTCGGTATTTATCCGTCATCTCTGATGACTTATGTCCGAGCAATTTTTGCGCATAATCCCTCCCTTTCTCATCAGTGTAGAGTCGTGCCGCCAGGCTTCTGATTTCATGAAATGAGGGAGGTTTGCGTTCCCATGTTAATCCTGATATACGGCGCGCCTTCAAAAAAGCGGCAGATATCGTTTTTGCGGCAAATTGCTTGTATTTGGTGTTTGCGACAATATGCGCTATTCCGTTGTTTAATTTCCTGAACTGGTTCAGTACATCAGCAAGGCATAAATTGAGGCAGTCGATGCGGGTTGTCTGGGAAAACGCCAGCATCATGCCTGTTTTTGCTTGCTTGATGTAAAGCCGTCCGTCTTTTAAATCCTCCCAGCATAGCGCCTGTATATCGCCGAGGCGTTGACCTGTCACCAAAGCAAGGTCAAGGCAGGGCCCGACCCAGGCGGGTAATCTATCCGCTGCCTTGCGGATGACTTTCCACGCATCCAGGGTTATGCGCCCCCGTTGAATATTTATACGTTGGTTTCGGGTGGCTTCGGCAGGATTGCTTTTGAGTAGCCCCTCAGCAATCGCTTCACGAAACAGGTCACGTAACAACGCCCTGATGCAGTTCGCCATTGTCACTTTTCCTTCTTTTACCCACTGATGAAGGAACGAGGCAATGTCTTTGGTTTCTACCTGCTGAATAGCGAATTCACCTAAGTGGGCATTGACTGCTTTCAGGTATTTATTGTACTCGCTCATCGTTTTCGGCTTGAGTTTCCGTCCTTCGAGTATCCTCAGATAACGTTCAGTCCATTCGCTAACTGTAGTCACCTGTGTGTCGTTGATGCGGTCAACGAGCGGTGATGGTTTTGATGAGCCATAAATCGCCATATTAGCGGCGATGGCTTGCGTAATGGCCCCCTGTCGATGGCGGCCCAGGCCATACTCTTTTCCGGTGCGCGGGTCACGGTAGCAAAAATAGCCGCCATTGCGCGGTTGCAGGTTTGGCGGCAAATCGCGGTTCTTATGGCTTCTCCGGCGTGCCATGTCTTATCCTCGATAACAGGGTGGGGTGAAGGGCGCTGGATGGGCCAATGTTTTTGTTCTGGGTGAGCTTGCAGGCGTTTTCCTCAACCAGATATTCGCGCCCATCTCGTATCGGTGCGGGAAAAATCATTCCGCTCCTGACCAATCGCCTGACGGTTTCCATGCAGCGCGGACGGGTTTGCCGCCGGTTCCACTCGGATAAGGTGATGTATGCCATTATTTACCTCTGCTAAAATCAAGCCGCTGCGCCATTTGTCATGGTGGCAAGGGGGGATTTGTGAATCTCAGAAACGGTACCGTGAAGGTTGCAGGCAGGGTGTGCGGTGATGAAGGTGATTTCAGGCGGTAACAGCCTTGATTAAGGTGCTGGTGCAGGTCGTGTCAGCGCCAATGATATAAGTCCCTAAATCACCATTTGATTTGTCCGCCCTTCTACAGCAGTAGACGCCATTGAAAGTGGGGTCGGTATTGCGTCTGAGTTCCCTGCTGATGGTCGAGCGAGGCATATCAAGCTCTCTGGCGATGGTAGCTTGGTTGACACCTTCACCACGTCGCTTTTCGATGTAGAACCGTTCTTTCTGAGTCAGATGTTTTCCCTGTATGCAACAGGCTCTCCAGTAAGGCCAGAACGCTCATTTTATCCGGGTCTGGCCAGTGTGCCACTTTGTTGCGTTTCGAGTGGGAATGGGGCAATAAATCCGATCATCAAAATAAATATTGGACATTTTTTCCGATAGTGCCGTTTTGCCTGGGCGGTTTATGCCGGGAATCCGTAGTGTGTGACTATCAAATAATTTATTTCGATAAGTCTTGACGATCTATGTGTGGTTGTGTATAATGCTCTCAAAGGGGTGTTTTGGGAAAGTTCGCACGACAGTATCATCGGCACGTTCATTGTGTGGGGGTATTATTTCTGATAGCCAATCAACGTATTGAAGGCTTTGTTGAATAAACATATTTTATGCTGCACCCCCGGTGAAACGACAGATCATCGCAACGCAAAATCATGCAGTTAGATAAAACTGTACACCTGATGTGACAAGCATTTTCAACCAAAAATTGCATGGAAAAACAGCATGATTCACTATTATTCAACAAAGCCCGTATTGAATACATGATCGTCTTAATGCGCCGTAAATACGTATATATGCCGTCACCAACGGTCGGGGCGTGTGTTTTTCTCTCTCGGTTATGCTGGGCATGGAACTGTTTTAATCTGTTTGTTACCGGCTCAGATAAATGAATATTAATTTTATTAAGGTTTGTCATGCGGCTTCGTTCACTTATTTTCGGTGTGACTGCGTTTTTTTGTTTTTTTCTGGCTGCAGATGCTGTCGCGGCAATGTACGTCTACCCGATGGTAGCCTCTCTTGATGACAAAAGCACCAGGCAACTGACGCTTGTATCAAAAGATGATGATGTGCAATTTGTTAAAGTGACGCTGAAACGAATAGAAAATCCCGGCACGCCGCAGGAGCGTGAAGTTGTCTCCGATATTGGCGGTGATACCGGCATTGCTGTGGTGCCCTCGAAAATTGCGCTGGCAGCCGGCAGTGAAAGGATTGTCCGAATTGTATCAATGTTACCACCAGAGAAAGAAACAACCTGGCGTATTTACTTTGAGTCTGTAGATAAAAACACCTTCTCTTCTGAGATTACCGGGAAATCATCAAATAAAGATATTTCCACCCGGGTGGGTGTCAATATAATCTGGGGTGTTTTATTGCATGTGCCGCCTCAGAATATAGTGGTCAGCATGAAATACCGTCCGGGCTCATCTGAAATCTTAAATGATGGTACGGTCAGATTGCAATTAAAGGAAATTGGCATCTGTGATAAGCAGGGGAACTGCAAATGGCAAAACAAAGTGAAAACAATTTATCCAGATATGCAGGTCATCCTTAAAGATTTTACGTTCAAACCAGGTGAGCAGTACAAGTTTAAATATACAGATGTTACAACCGGCAATGTGAAGGAGATAACGCCTGAGGCATTGCCATAGTACTTTTTAAGAACAGTTGATTTAAGGGTAACTGATGAAAAAAATTCTTTCATATTCACTGCTTTCTGCAGCCATTCTGACTTTCACATCCGCGCATGCTGTGACAAGAGACATCACCGTCACGGCATCGATTGATCCGACCGTGGATATCACGCTCTCTGACGGCACGGCTTTGCCGGACACCATTGCCATGTCGTATTTGCCGAGTCATGGGCTCAATTCCGTCTCAAGGAGTGTGAAGCTCTGGTCTAACTCAGCCACTGCTGACCTGACTATTGCCCTGGCAACAAGTTCACCATCACTGAGCGCACCGACGACGACCACCACCATCCCTCTTACGGTGACGCTGAACGGTATCGAGCTTAATACGGCGAGCTCGAAACTGGAGTTTGCCGAGTATTTCCCGAACGGGATTACTAACGGCTCAATCACAATCCCTCTGGTGATATCCCAGACAACCAAGGGTGTTGTCAGTACTGCGGGTGACTACAGCGGAACCGTCTCCCTGGTTCTGGCGCAGGCAACAAGCCAAGGCTCCTGATTTATTAATTCATACCTGGCGGCAACCCCGTCAGGTATCTTCTGTGCGGGTTTTATGTGAACCGATTTCCAGTCTGTAGTATTCTCTTTCCTTTTGCAGTCATCATTCCAGCGATATCTCATGCCACTATGCGTGTCCCGGCAGGGTTTGAAGAGTTGATTCAGGGTCAGGAATTTCAGTCAGAGGTTCAGGTATATGGTCAGTCTCTTGGCATGGCCCGTATCCGGGTGGACCTTGAAAATATAACCTTTCTTGAGCCTGATAAATTATCGCTGGCCATCGCGAAACTTTACGGCAATCCCTCCGGACTTGATTCCCTGCTGACAAAAAAACTTCATCTGCCATTGAGCAGGAATGGCCAGTTATCATGCAGTGCCCACCGGGGGCGTGTCGGCTGTGATTATCTCAAAACAGACAGCCTCGGTCTTATTTATGATGAAAACAATAATGTAGTCAGACTGTTTCTCAGCGACCGTTACACTCTTCACGAGCCTGAAGACAGTGGTTATTACCAGGCCACGCCAGCAGGCCGCAATGCACTTATTCACCAGCAGGCTCTAAATCTGGCCACGACGGGTCAGTATCAATCACTGACATTAAGAGGTAATGGCACTCTCGGGCTGGGAGAAACCAGCTATGCCAATGTGGACTGGAGCTGGCTGAGCCAGCGTTCTGGTCATTCCGGTACCCAGCAGGCGGAAGCCTCTAATGCGTATTTCAGGCAGGATTTTCTGAAACGCATCTATATCCAGGCCGGACTGATGAATTCTCAGGATATCTATACGAATGCGGGGGGGAATATAGCCCTGAATCAGTTGCCGATAGGGCGCATTCGCGGCTTTCGTATGGGGTCGACTCTGGCGTGGGCAAATAAAAGCAAAATGTCAGCAGGCACGCCTGTGAACCTGTTTTTACCCCGGGATGCGCGAGTGGATGCCTACCGGGATAATCAGTTGCTCAACACGTTCTACCTCAAAGCCGGCATGCAGTTACTCGATACCAGTATGTTACCGGCGGGCAGTTACACGCTGACCTTGCGTATTTATGAGAATAACCAGCTCGTACGAACGGAATCACAGCTTTATACCCGCCAGGAGATAGGGTGGGGGAACGGATTTCAGTGGTTCCTGCAGGCGGGTTCACCGGACAGTGAACGCTCCTCCATGACTACGGATGCTTCACATGAGCATTTTGTCATGCATGCCGGCGGTCGCCTCCCTCTGACAGACACGCTGGCGCTTACGGCCGGAACGGCTGTACTCAGTGAGTCTGAATATGCCGAAGCGGCAGCCGACTGGCTTCATGGATTTGACGCGGGGGGGCAGCTGAGCACGCGGGTCAGCTCGCTGCAAGGCAGCGATGGTTCCCGAGGGAATACCCAGCAGGTGAGTTACAACGATGGTTTCGCTCTCAGCTTTTACCGCACATCACGGACGGCGGATGACTGTAATGTCCAGCGCTCGCATATTTATGACTTCACGGGCTGCTACAAAAACACCAGCGTGATGTTGTCTGTTCCCGTAATGAGCTGGCAGGTCATTGTGGGTTATACCCTTAGCGATAATCAGGGGCGTTATGTTTACCGTCAGGACCTGGATGAAAACAGTGCTGAATATAATGCCGGTGCCCCCTGGGAACAGGTGTACCAGTCCCGCTCCCGTAGCGAGAACTGGCAGCTTGGTCTGAATCGCAGCTTTGCTGTCAATGGCCTCAATATAAACACGCGGCTGAGCGCTTATGTCAGAAATGTCAGCACCTACAGCAGCCCCGACAAAGGCGGGTATATCGGGGTATCAATATCCCGCAGTACGAAACTTTCAGGCGGAGCTCGCCGGACAACCAGCGCCGGCGTCAGCTGGCAGTCTGGACAGCCAAGTGGAAGTCAGCTTGGGTACAGTACATCAATGACCCAATATGGCGAAGATAACGGAAATGACCGCATAGGCGTGGCATTGTCAGGCGTCAATACTGATACGGTGAATGGCTCGGTCACCGGAAGTACCGGCAGTCAGTACGGTGATGGCACGCTGACGGTAAGTGATGCGTGGGACCGTTCAGGAAGCCGCCGGCATACCTTTGGCAGCAGCGGAGCCTACAACTCCTCCCTGGTGGTGGACCGGTCAGGCGTGGCGCTGGGGCGCTGGAGTAATGACGGCGCGGCCTCAGCCTTTGGTGTCTCCGTCGGGCAGAGTGATGGCGAGACCGGTTCCCGGGTCAGTATCTCCGGTCTCGGGCGTCGGACGGATATCACAAGCGGGCGGCGGGCAGTGTTTACGACGCAGGGATATCAGGAAAGCAGATTCAGTATCAATGAGTCGGGCGTCCCCTCTGACGGGGTGGCGGCTGAAATCACCCGGGGTACGGGCACGACCACGGCCTTTATGGCTCCCGGTAAAATACTTAATAAAGAGGTTACCGTGAGTCCGCGCTATATCTGGCTCGGCCGGTTGCTTGATGGTTCACGTCAGCCTCTTGAGGGCGCTATCCCCCTCAATGTGGCGTCATGGACGTCAGTCGGTGACGGCGGTTTTACCATGGAGACGGAGTCACGCATGGACCAGCTGTACGTTATGCGGGCAGACCGGTTCTGGGTGTGTGCACTGAAGGTGCGGAAAGTACGCGATGTCGTTCGCTATCTGGGTGCCACCACGTGCCAGCGCACAGATATGGCGCATCTGCCGTCAGCAGAGCGTCGTCAGGTTACCCTGATGACCGCCGGGTCAGAGCGTACAAACAGCCCGGTAGCAATGACAGACTAATACGTTTACACCAATAATCCAGACCGTGAGAGCCGATGAAAACAAACATTTATTGCTGGCTGACAGCCCTGTGCTGGCTGGTATCGCTGCCTGTGCTGGCTGACCTGCCGACAAGCAACACGACGACCGTGACGGAGACGATGGACACCAGTTCGCTGCCCGCCCCGCTGTATATCTGGAATAATGTTACCGTTGGCAGCAGCGATGTTGGCAGCAGCGTTGAGAGTAGCTCATATAAAGTAGGCATGGTCTGTAAAAGCAGCACGGACAGCACCAATGGTGCTTGTCCGACAACCCTTACTTGGAATGATGTGGCCCCGGGCTTAATTACGCTGACGTTCACCCAGGACCGCACCGGGCAGACAAAGACCCTGACTGTGAGTGGATTGCGTAATAATCGAGAGTCCAATTATAGCCCTTGGACCTCGGTAACTTTTAATAGAGATCCAAGAAACACGCCAATATTTACTTATAGTATCGCGCAGAGTGAGTTAAGCAGCCTGACTGACGGAGTCTGGCGCGCCACTTTGGTGATGGATTACTACAACTGGACATCTACGTATGTGGCCACCTGGACTGCCAGCATCACTCTGACTGTCACCTCAGAAAGTGCCCAGCAGGTGTATTTCCCGGCCTTTGTGTCCACAGATGCAACTGTTGACCTGGGCGTTTCCGGGCTGAACAATGCAGACTTATCGACAACCACAAGCGGTTCGGCCTCGCTGGATATGTGTCTGTATGACGGCGCGAATGCGGCAGGAAAAACGATAATCCTGTCGCTAAGTGATCAGGGGGCTTCACCTTCAGACCGTACCTCGGGTCTTTTCTCCGTCTACCGGACCGGAGGGAGTGGGGCGGATGCGGCAGACCGCATTGACTTTGCCATCACGGTAAAAAATCCGGTTACCCGCGCTGCGCAGACGGTGAAGAATGGCGAGTCCATCACCTGGACAGCACCGGATGGGGGGTTCACCGCACGACTGGTCACCCTGCCAGACTACACGACATCCACGTATTGTGTTCCGGCGCCGCTGACATTTACCACCCAGACTTCTAAGCCCTCAACTAAACACAGCGGCGATTATACCGGGACGGTGACGGTCACCTATACCCCAAGCACCAGCTGAAAAAACAGCGTTCACCCTGACGGGATGAATCCTTTTTGGGTCATGTATTCAATCCCCAATTCCCAAACGAAATGCAACAAAGTGTGTAGTGGCACACTGGTACTGGCCACCTGATCGGAGGTGATATGCTCACCTCACCAACACGACAGGTGACCTCATGGTTAAACATTTTACGGCGGAATTTAAGCTCGAAGCCGCAAAGCGGGTTGTCGACCACGGCTACATATACGTTAAGGCGGCGGGGTAACTGCTGGGATAATGCGCCAATGGAGCGGCTCTTGCGCCTCCTGAAGACAGAATGGGTGCCGACAAAGGGTTACAACAGCTTCAGCGAAGCCCATGACGCGATGATCCGCTACATCACGGGGTATTACAGCGCTATCCGGCCTCACTGGTATAACGGCGGCTTAACGCCAAACGACTCTGAGCGACGGTTCTACATACAGTCTAATGCGGTGGCCAGTATTAGTTGACCACTACAGGCCCAGCATTTGCCATAACATATTCAGGTACACTTTCACTATCAGTTACAGTGTAAGAATAACTGACAGGTAAATCATTAAAGTTTATACCTGTAGCTGATTGTCCTGTTATTGAACTATATATATTATTCTTTTCAAAAAACTGATAACTATAACCACTACTATCCTCAGATATCTTGTTGGTGTTGTTAGTTGAAAGAAAGTAGTTTGATTCAGAGTAGACAATGCTCCCACTGTTTATCTGTAAAGCATCGTACTGTTTTTTAGGATACTTATGACCATCAGTACCTATATTGTAGTCAGTTGCTGAATAAGTTTTGCTATTATCGAAATAGTTGCTATACACATGAACCCAACCGCGAAGAAGTGGCCGTCCTCGCATATTTGGACCAATCCAATTATGGTGTATGGTTACGTGCAGTAGTTTCGTCACTAGCCAAGAGTCATCATGGTTATAGCCAACAAGCATCGCTAGTCTTTCACCTGCTAAATCGCTATCGTTGCCCACCCAATTCCAGACAGGATTTGGCTGCATATTAACCCAATCATCATTAAAATAGAAGTGGTTATAGGATAGTGTTACATTGTCTGAACTCATTGTAATGCTGATTAAATCATCACTGATATCATAAATATTACAGTGAGTAATCAGAGCATTGCTAACACGCCGTAGAGAAATACCTTCATAATTAATACCTGCGGTTTTAGTACTATCATTATCTCCCACAACCTGTTTAGGCATTGCCTGTAAATCAGAAATCCTACCATAGAAATTAAGGTTTGATATCTTAATGTTTTCTATATTTGTTCCTAATGGTAATAGCTCACCGTCAAATTTCAGCTGTATATTTTCGAGAGCTGCTTTGCCTCCAGGGGCTCCTTCAATGGTTGTGTTATTATTAGCAGTCGATGCAAAGAGTATGGTAGTTAAACCTGCTCCACCATAAATTACACCATCGATAACGATATGGTGTTTACCGCTATATACAGCATCCTCCAATTCGCTAAGTGTTTTTACTAAAACAGCAGGTTCGCTGTCACCACCAACTGTATTTGAATAACCTCCAGTATCATCAGCATAAGCTGAAAAGTTTGATGAAGCTAGTAATAAAGAGAGATTTATCAGCAATTTTTTATTCAAAAAAAACATTTTAAATATACCCTATTAACTTAACGTTTTTCAGTGCCTGGGTGCTTATTGATTTTCTGTTATAAGCTCCAAACTAGTCCAATGGATAGGCTTTGTTGAATAAATAGATTTTATGCTGGCAGCCCAGTGAAACGACGGATCCTCGTAACGTAAAATCATGCAGTTAGACCTCATGAGAAAACTGTACAACTGAGGTGACAAGCATTTTATGGCTTTGTTGAATAAACATATTTTATGCTGTACCCCCGGTGAAACGACAGATCCTCGCAACGCAAAATCATGCAGTTAGGCCTCATGATAAAACTGTATACCTGATATGACAAGCATTTTCAACCAAAACTTGCATGGAAAAACAGCATTATTCACTATTATTCAACAAAGCCGCTCAGACGCTGATTCGCCACCGCATGGTTACGTTAATGGTACTTGTCCGGCCACTATTGCGCCCCGTTTCGCGGCGGGATAAAGGGCCTGATTTTCTTTCTCAGCAACGCATCGTGGCATTTTCAATGACAACTAATTTAGACATAACAATTTCTCCATAATTAAACGTATGTAGTTATCAGAGGACTAACGGGTAAAATTTTGCAGATTGGCGGTCAGATCGCTTACACTTGGCTTAACACAGGAGGATTTCCCCATGGGCCAGGTTGCATTTGATACATTGCAGGCGTCAGAAGAACTTGAAACCGCTGGTATCTCCAGAGAACAAGCTAAGGCGATTTCGCTCGTCGTACGCAAGTCTCATGAGGTGGCGGATGTGGCCACCAAGGCCGATATAGTTGAAGTCAAGCACGAAATTGCCGAAGTAAACCGAAATGTCGCCGATGTCCGTAAAGATATGGCTCATCGCTTCGAGAAGACCGACGCTCAGATAGCCGATGTGCGTAAGGACCTGTCCGCAGAGATTGGCAACGTGCGCAAGGATATGGAAATCGTCCGCAAAGATTTACAGCTTGAAATGGCGGGTATTCGCTCCGAGCAGAAGTTAATTCGCTGGATGCTGAGTGCTGGAATTTTGGGTATTCTCTCTCTGGTTGTGAAAGCTTTTCTCGTCACAGCCCTTTAATTAATTTGTCTCAGGGTTGTTAGCTCAGTTGGTAGAGCAGTGGACTCTTAATACCATCGGTCGCAGGTTAAAATCCTGCACAACCCGCCATATTTAGGATTAGTCGCATCTGACAGCACCGTAACGCCCTATGTAATTCTTAAAGCGTTCGTCTTTAGATGGGTCAATTTCTACTTTGGCATAAACTCTATTTGCTTCCGCTGCGATCCGCTTCTCTTCGGCCAATATCACGCGATTTTCCCATGCCACCCGTTTTTCTTCCCAGTTAATTAACCGTGGGTGAGGCAATCCTTTTTCGCCAGCGTCTACAGCTTCCATTGCTCCTCTGACTATAGGAATAGTCTTTAGGTAGCGTTCCTTTCTCCCCGCATCCAGTCGGTTGTAATATTGCCTTTCGTCAGGCGTTAATTCTTCATAGGTCATAACGTCACCTGAAATTCAGGCAGCACAAAGCCGTCCCTATTGGCTATCGTGCTGCGGTGAGAGTGGGGGTATTCCTTAAAAGGGGATATCGTCCGTAAAATCGATTGCAGGCTGGTTATGCTGCTGTGCGGGTGCCGATGCTCCCTGTGAGGGACTTCCTTTCTGCTCCTGCTTGTGTGACTGCCCGCCAAAATCGATATCGTTCACGATAATCACAGGAGCGGTTCTTTTATTGCCTTGCGGATCTGTCCATTCATCCAGTGCAAACTCTCCAGTTACCATAACTTTTGTTCCTGTAGTCAGGTACTGAGGAAGCTTTTCAGCCCTGGGCCCAAGCAGGCGGCATTGCACCCACGATGTTTTCTCATGCTCTCCATAGCCTTGCTTTACCGGTAGGGAGAAGGACGCGATACACTTTCCGTTTGGCGTCCAGCGCTGTTCGGCATCCTTGCCGATATTCCCTGATGCT
This genomic interval carries:
- a CDS encoding CfaE/CblD family pilus tip adhesin, yielding MKTNIYCWLTALCWLVSLPVLADLPTSNTTTVTETMDTSSLPAPLYIWNNVTVGSSDVGSSVESSSYKVGMVCKSSTDSTNGACPTTLTWNDVAPGLITLTFTQDRTGQTKTLTVSGLRNNRESNYSPWTSVTFNRDPRNTPIFTYSIAQSELSSLTDGVWRATLVMDYYNWTSTYVATWTASITLTVTSESAQQVYFPAFVSTDATVDLGVSGLNNADLSTTTSGSASLDMCLYDGANAAGKTIILSLSDQGASPSDRTSGLFSVYRTGGSGADAADRIDFAITVKNPVTRAAQTVKNGESITWTAPDGGFTARLVTLPDYTTSTYCVPAPLTFTTQTSKPSTKHSGDYTGTVTVTYTPSTS
- a CDS encoding CCDC90 family protein, which gives rise to MGQVAFDTLQASEELETAGISREQAKAISLVVRKSHEVADVATKADIVEVKHEIAEVNRNVADVRKDMAHRFEKTDAQIADVRKDLSAEIGNVRKDMEIVRKDLQLEMAGIRSEQKLIRWMLSAGILGILSLVVKAFLVTAL
- a CDS encoding TcfC E-set like domain-containing protein — its product is MRVPAGFEELIQGQEFQSEVQVYGQSLGMARIRVDLENITFLEPDKLSLAIAKLYGNPSGLDSLLTKKLHLPLSRNGQLSCSAHRGRVGCDYLKTDSLGLIYDENNNVVRLFLSDRYTLHEPEDSGYYQATPAGRNALIHQQALNLATTGQYQSLTLRGNGTLGLGETSYANVDWSWLSQRSGHSGTQQAEASNAYFRQDFLKRIYIQAGLMNSQDIYTNAGGNIALNQLPIGRIRGFRMGSTLAWANKSKMSAGTPVNLFLPRDARVDAYRDNQLLNTFYLKAGMQLLDTSMLPAGSYTLTLRIYENNQLVRTESQLYTRQEIGWGNGFQWFLQAGSPDSERSSMTTDASHEHFVMHAGGRLPLTDTLALTAGTAVLSESEYAEAAADWLHGFDAGGQLSTRVSSLQGSDGSRGNTQQVSYNDGFALSFYRTSRTADDCNVQRSHIYDFTGCYKNTSVMLSVPVMSWQVIVGYTLSDNQGRYVYRQDLDENSAEYNAGAPWEQVYQSRSRSENWQLGLNRSFAVNGLNINTRLSAYVRNVSTYSSPDKGGYIGVSISRSTKLSGGARRTTSAGVSWQSGQPSGSQLGYSTSMTQYGEDNGNDRIGVALSGVNTDTVNGSVTGSTGSQYGDGTLTVSDAWDRSGSRRHTFGSSGAYNSSLVVDRSGVALGRWSNDGAASAFGVSVGQSDGETGSRVSISGLGRRTDITSGRRAVFTTQGYQESRFSINESGVPSDGVAAEITRGTGTTTAFMAPGKILNKEVTVSPRYIWLGRLLDGSRQPLEGAIPLNVASWTSVGDGGFTMETESRMDQLYVMRADRFWVCALKVRKVRDVVRYLGATTCQRTDMAHLPSAERRQVTLMTAGSERTNSPVAMTD
- a CDS encoding single-stranded DNA-binding protein; translated protein: MAINLIVASGNIGKDAEQRWTPNGKCIASFSLPVKQGYGEHEKTSWVQCRLLGPRAEKLPQYLTTGTKVMVTGEFALDEWTDPQGNKRTAPVIIVNDIDFGGQSHKQEQKGSPSQGASAPAQQHNQPAIDFTDDIPF